The Magnolia sinica isolate HGM2019 chromosome 9, MsV1, whole genome shotgun sequence genome contains a region encoding:
- the LOC131256078 gene encoding aspartyl protease family protein At5g10770-like encodes MCGDGNTKKPTTVAAMVTYIYFFLTFPLFSFLCNFSVILGAKSDNHRLLRVRPLPLPTEACSSEEYKGRGLKMVHRYGPCSPFDGERVTPIQILQQDESRVNWLQSQLTHNSSRLDDQDTTLPARPGHSLNTGNYIVTIGFGTPKKDMNIAFDTGSYLTWIQCQPCAGGCYKQKDPIFNPTESSSYLQLSCDSAECSQLTLHTNCSSSTCVYMSRYPEHSQSIGFLSRDTLTLSSSDIFPNFLFGCGQQNSGLFGKTAGLLGLGRDPISLISQTATKFGLVFSYCLPSSPSSPGYLTFGADAIKSGIKFTPLLTKSRGPTFYFLNLIGISVGGKALPIPASTFSSPGTIIDSGTVISHLPPSAYNVLRSAFQQEMSNYTLVTSRYSLLETCYKLGRAEAPGVPPIVMHFEGDVDVNFNYSGIIYQKKKTVGCLAFAANKDNFGFTIIGNRQQLTFDVVYDVAGGRLGFGPGGCR; translated from the exons ATGTGTGGGGATGGAAATACTAAGAAACCAACCACCGTTGCAGCAATGGTCACTTATATCTACTTCTTTCTGACCTTTCCCCTCTTCTCTTTCCTTTGCAACTTTTCAGTGATCCTTGGAGCCAAGTCAGACAACCACCGTCTTTTAAGGGTTCGACCTCTGCCACTCCCAACTGAGGCTTGTTCATCCGAAG AATATAAAGGGCGAGGACTGAAAATGGTACACAGGTATGGGCCATGCTCGCCGTTTGATGGAGAAAGGGTCACACCCATCCAAATCCTCCAACAAGACGAATCTCGAGTCAACTGGCTTCAATCCCAACTCACACACAATTCCTCCCGACTTGATGATCAGGATACCACCCTACCGGCTCGACCCGGTCACTCACTCAACACCGGAAACTACATCGTCACCATTGGATTCGGCACTCCAAAGAAGGACATGAACATTGCATTTGACACCGGCAGTTACCTCACGTGGATCCAATGCCAGCCATGCGCTGGCGGCTGCTACAAGCAGAAGGACCCAATCTTCAACCCTACTGAGTCATCTTCCTATCTCCAGCTATCCTGTGACTCGGCCGAGTGCTCCCAACtcacactccacactaactgctCCTCATCCACCTGTGTCTACATGAGCAGATATCCCGAACACTCCCAATCCATTGGCTTCCTCTCCCGCGATACGCTAACGCTCTCCTCCTCCGACATCTTCCCCAACTTCCTGTTCGGTTGCGGCCAGCAGAATTCGGGCTTGTTTGGCAAGACGGCTGGGTTGCTCGGCCTCGGCCGTGACCCCATTTCTTTAATTTCTCAAACAGCAACCAAATTCGGCCTTGTGTTTTCTTACTGCCTTCCATCCTCGCCGAGCTCGCCTGGGTACCTGACTTTTGGCGCTGACGCCATCAAGTCTGGAATTAAATTCACGCCACTGCTAACGAAATCCAGGGGTCCGACATTCTACTTCCTCAACCTGATTGGAATAAGCGTTGGAGGAAAGGCACTGCCAATACCGGCATCGACGTTCTCATCACCTGGCACAATTATCGATTCCGGCACCGTCATTAGCCACCTACCCCCATCGGCCTATAATGTGCTGAGGTCAGCATTCCAGCAAGAGATGTCGAACTACACGCTGGTTACTTCTCGATACTCCTTACTCGAAACGTGTTATAAGTTGGGGAGGGCCGAAGCTCCAGGGGTTCCTCCGATAGTGATGCATTTTGAAGGGGATGTCGATGTGAATTTCAACTACTCTGGGATTATTTACCAAAAGAAAAAGACTGTAGGGTGCCTGGCATTTGCTGCGAATAAGGACAACTTCGGCTTCACGATTATAGGAAATAGGCAGCAGCTGACATTTGATGTGGTTTATGATGTCGCTGGAGGGAGGTTGGGGTTCGGCCCTGGCGGTTGCCGTTGA